The following is a genomic window from Chania multitudinisentens RB-25.
ATGGGGTTAGAGCAGATCAACGATGCCTTCGATTTGATGCACGAAGGTAAATCGATCCGTTCGGTGATCCATTTTGACAAATAAGGCCAAGGGATGAACACGTCATTAGAACTGCTTGAAGAGCACCGCATGTTCGGTGGCTGGCAACAACGTTACCGCCACGCGGCGCAAAGTCTGGATTGCAACATGACTTTCAGCATCTATTTGCCACCACCACGCGACGACAATCCACCGCCGGTGCTGTATTGGCTGTCTGGGCTGACCTGCAATGATGAAAACTTTACGCTGAAAGCGGGCGCTCAGCGCATCGCCGCCGAGCTGGGGCTGGTTTTGGTGATGCCCGACACCAGCCCGCGCGGCAGCGAGGTGCCCAACGATGAAGGTTACGATCTGGGCCAAGGAGCCGGATTTTACCTCAATGCCACGCAGGCCCCTTGGGATAAGCATTTCCGTATGTATGATTACATCAGTGATGAACTGCCCACGTTGATTAAGCAACATTTCAGCGTGAGCGAACGCCAGGCCATCTCCGGCCATTCAATGGGAGGGCATGGCGCACTGATGTTGGCATTGCGCAATCCACAGCGCTTCCGTTCCGCCTCGGCTTTTGCGCCTATTGTGAATCCTTGCCAAACTCCGTGGGGGCGTAAAGCCTTTACCGCTTATCTGGGGAACGACGAAAGCCACTGGTTGCAATACGACAGTTGTCACCTGCTGGCAAATAGCACAGAGAAAATGCCTATCCTGGTGGATCAGGGCGATAGCGATCAGTTCCTGGCCGATCAACTGCAACCGGCAAAGCTGGCTGAACTGGCCCACCAGCATGGTTGGCCGCTGACGTTACGCACCCAGCCGGGTTATGACCACAGCTATTTCACCATCGCCACGTTTATTGAAGATCATCTACGCTTCCACGCTGAACACCTGTTCCACTGATCGCCCCGATTGTCTCTGGCCGCTCCCCGTTGCCAGAGACAACCGTGATCCTCTTCGCTTTACCTGAGCGATCGTCTTTACAAGAGGATCATTGCGCTTCATGTTACCCCACACAGTAAACGCATAACATTTCAGCCAAGGCATACTCATGAATCCTCTTGACACTCTGGCCTCAATCCTTGCCCGGCGTGACTGGGAAAACCCAGCCAGCATCCACTGTAACCGTTTACCGGCACACCCACCTTTTGCCAGTTGGCGCGACGAGCAACACGCCAGGCAGGATCGCCCTTCAGAACAACGTACCTTGCTCAACGGTGCCTGGAAATTCAGCTATTTCACACAGCCAGAAGCCGTACCTGAACACTGGTTGCAACAGGATCTGAGCGATGCCGATACGCTGCAAGTGCCTTCTAACTGGCAGATGGCGGGGTACGATGCCCCAATCTATACCAATATCACCTACCCGATCCCCGTTACGCCGCCCTACGTGCCGCAAGAAAATCCCACCGGGTGTTACTCGCTCACCTTCGACGTTGCTGCCGCTTGGCTGCA
Proteins encoded in this region:
- the fghA gene encoding S-formylglutathione hydrolase encodes the protein MNTSLELLEEHRMFGGWQQRYRHAAQSLDCNMTFSIYLPPPRDDNPPPVLYWLSGLTCNDENFTLKAGAQRIAAELGLVLVMPDTSPRGSEVPNDEGYDLGQGAGFYLNATQAPWDKHFRMYDYISDELPTLIKQHFSVSERQAISGHSMGGHGALMLALRNPQRFRSASAFAPIVNPCQTPWGRKAFTAYLGNDESHWLQYDSCHLLANSTEKMPILVDQGDSDQFLADQLQPAKLAELAHQHGWPLTLRTQPGYDHSYFTIATFIEDHLRFHAEHLFH